CGGTGCCGTCGCCCGCGCGGCGGCCGAGATGGGTGACTTCCTCGGCGCGAAGTTCCTCGTGGCGTTCACCCAGAGCGGCGACACCGCCAAGCGGCTCTCCCGCTACCGCTCGCCCATCCCGCTCCTGGCCTTCACCCCCGACGCCTCCACGAGGGCCCAGCTCACCCTCACCTGGGGCGTGGAGACCTTCCTCGGCCCGCACGTCGAGTCCACCGACGCGATGGTCGCCCAGGTCGACGAGGAGCTCCTGCGGATCGGCCGCTGCGAGAAGGGCGACGTCATCGTCATCACGGCCGGCTCCCCGCCGGGCGTCGCGGGTTTCACCAACCTGGTCCGGGTGCACCACGTCGGTGAGGACGACAGTCCGAAGTAGGCGGCTCCCAGCGGTCCGCCCTCAGTGGTCCGCTCTCAGTATTTCGGCCCGACGTGCGCGTCCATGAGCGCGACGGACGCCCGTCGGGCGACGGAGACGTTGTACCGCCGCCCGGCGCGGTCGCAGTGCGTCCACTCCACGCCGAGCGTGTCCAGCGTGTCCGTGTAGAGCCGCCGGATGTCGTCCGAGACGTTGGTGAACCAGTACCTCGGGTACTCGTACCGCTTCCGTACCCCGGCGACGGTCCGGACCGTCCAGTTCGTGGCGCGGCAACCGTCCGAGTGGACCAGCCCGCGCACGAGATCCCAGGGATGCGCGGCGACGATCTCCCGCTGCCAGGGTGCGAGGACGATGCGGCGCTCGTGCTTCTTGCCGGGGCCGTGCTGGGGGAAGAGGCAGGGCCAGTGCTTGCTGTACGAAGTGACGTACTGGCATCCCGCAGCTCGTACCCGCATGATCTTGTTCGAGGGGCGGACCTGCCGCACGGCCTCGGCGCAGGCGTCGACGAGCCCCGGCCAGGCGTCGGCGCACGCGATGCGCAGGGCGTACACCCCGCGCCGCGCCGCGCTGAGGCAACCGTCTCCGAGGTAGAGGCCCAGCAGATAGGCGTACGCGGCGGGAGGCTCGACCGCGGTGGGTGCGGGGGCGCACCGGGGGCAGGGTTCCGCGCGGGCCGGTTCGAGCGGTTCGAGGCGGGTCCGCCAGGAGCGGATGGTGGAGCGCGAGACGCCGGTGAGTCTGCTCACGGAGTTGAGGCTGCGGCCCTGAGCCACCAGTGCCAGGGCGTGCTTTCGGGTTCCCAGGTCGTACATGGGACCGAGCTTTGCCGGAAGACGCGGGAAGGGCGCGAGAGTCGTTGATCGGTACTCAGATCAAGTGAAGTTCCACGAATGTGCGCGCGCCTTCGAAATGAAGGAAAAGTACCCCGAGTCGGACTCGAACCGACACTGTATGGGTTTTGAATCCATTGTCTCTAACCAATTGGACTACCGGGGCTCGCAGAATCGAAGGTTAACGTCGACCCGCTGATGATCCACCATACCGTAGCTAGGTAGGCTCTTGGGAGCAGTACCCCTGTCCTTACCGAGGAGCCCCCGTGACCACGCCCGAGTCGCCCGAGCCCGCAGACGCCGTCGACGACGACAAGTCGCACGTTCCGCCGCTGACGACCCGCGTCGTCATCGCGGAGGACGAAGCGCTCATCCGTCTGGATCTCAAGGAGATGCTGGAGGAAGAGGGGTACGCGGTCGTCGGTGAGGCCGGAGACGGCCAGCAGGCCATCGAGCTGGCCCGGGAACACCGGCCCGACCTGGTCATCCTGGACGTCAAGATGCCGGTGCTCGACGGCATCTCCGCCGCGGAGAAGATCTCCGAGGAGTCCATCGCCCCGGTCCTCATGCTCACCGCGTTCTCGCAGCGCGACCTCGTGGAGCGGGCCCGCGACGCCGGCGCGATGGCGTACCTGGTGAAGCCGTTCAGCAAGAGCGACGTGGTGCCCGCGATCGAGATGGCGGTCTCCCGCTTCGCCGAGCTGCGCGCGCTGGAGAACGAGGTCGCGGACCTGGCGCAGCGGCTGGAGACCCGCAAGCTGGTGGACCGTGCGAAGAGCATCCTGCAGACCGACTACGGCCTCTCCGAGCCGGCCGCGTTCCGCTGGATCCAGAAGACCTCGATGGACCGGCGGCTGTCCATGCAGCAGCTGGCCGAAGCGCTGATCGCGGACGCCGAGGAGAAGAAGAAGGCGGCCGAGTAAAGGCTCGTCTTCCCCCGTCCGTACGCCGCAGGCCCGCACCCGATCGCTCGGGGTGCGGGCCTGCGGCGTACGTGCGCGAGGCCGGTCAGTCCTCGCCGAGGTAGGCCTTGCGGACGGACTCGTCGTGCAGGAGGTCGGCCCCGGTACCGGAGAGGACGATCTTGCCGATCTCCATG
The DNA window shown above is from Streptomyces sp. NBC_00247 and carries:
- a CDS encoding helix-turn-helix domain-containing protein; this encodes MYDLGTRKHALALVAQGRSLNSVSRLTGVSRSTIRSWRTRLEPLEPARAEPCPRCAPAPTAVEPPAAYAYLLGLYLGDGCLSAARRGVYALRIACADAWPGLVDACAEAVRQVRPSNKIMRVRAAGCQYVTSYSKHWPCLFPQHGPGKKHERRIVLAPWQREIVAAHPWDLVRGLVHSDGCRATNWTVRTVAGVRKRYEYPRYWFTNVSDDIRRLYTDTLDTLGVEWTHCDRAGRRYNVSVARRASVALMDAHVGPKY
- a CDS encoding ANTAR domain-containing response regulator, which gives rise to MTTPESPEPADAVDDDKSHVPPLTTRVVIAEDEALIRLDLKEMLEEEGYAVVGEAGDGQQAIELAREHRPDLVILDVKMPVLDGISAAEKISEESIAPVLMLTAFSQRDLVERARDAGAMAYLVKPFSKSDVVPAIEMAVSRFAELRALENEVADLAQRLETRKLVDRAKSILQTDYGLSEPAAFRWIQKTSMDRRLSMQQLAEALIADAEEKKKAAE